The Corynebacterium minutissimum genome includes the window GAAGAGGAAGAGCATGAGTTTTCTCATATCGTCTCTGAACTGGAGTTTCGCGCGTATAAACATGTAGACATGGTGGCTAAGCGCGGCGAGTACGCTACGCGCGGCGGCATCCTCGATATTTTCCCCACGACGTCCGATTATCCGGTGCGTATCGAGTTTTGGGGCGATGAGATTACGGATATCCGCCAGTTCTCCGTAGCGGACCAGCGAGCTATTCAGGAGATTGAGGTCGGGGAAGTTGCCATCTACCCTGCGCGCGAGCTTCCCATCACCAACGAGGTGGCTGCACGGGCTCGCGACCTAGCGCAGAAGTTTGGCGGCAATGCGGCACTGGCTGAGCTGCTTACAAAGGTCGGTGAGCACATCCCGGCCGAAGGTATGGAGGCATTGCTCGCCGTGCTTGCCGACGAACCCTTTGTCACCCTTCCCGAACTCCTCCCCACCGGAACACACGTGCTCCTCGTGGCACCGGAGAAGATCCGCACCCGTGTCGCGGATTTGGAATCCACGGATGCCGAGTTCCTTGCTGCCGGTTGGGAGGCTGCCGCCATGGGCGCAGATGGCCCGCTTGCGGCGGAAGGGCTCGATACGGAAGCCTCTAGTTACCGCTCCTATGAATCTTTGGAAGCGACGTGCGCGCAGATTGAGGCTCCCCTGTGGACTTTTGCGCCCCCAGGCATGTTTGCCGCTGCGGAATCGGAGACCCTGCCGCTCGATTACGAACCTGGCCCCACACCGCGCGGCGATATCGAGCAGATCGATGCCATGATGGCGCAGCTGCTGGCCCACACCACTGCGGGCGGACGGGCAGCCTTCATCGCCCCTGCCCAGGGTGCTATCAAGCGCATGGTGGAGCGGTTTGCTGAAAAGGGGATTCCCACCAAGGTCGCTACTCCTGGATGGGAACCTAGCCCAGGTGAGGTCACGCTCTATCAAGCGCTGAGTCATGCTGGTCTGGTTTTCCCCAAGGTGCGCAAGCTTAAGGACGCTGAAGCGCTTCCGCTCGTCGTGGTGACAGAAACGGACCTGACGGGTAACCGCGTGGGCGATATTGCGGGCGCTAAACGTCGCCCAGCAAAGCGCCGCAACCGCGTCGATCCGCTGGCACTTAAGCAGGGTGACTACGTGGTGCATGAAACACATGGCATCGGCAAGTTCCTCAAGATGGCCGAGCGCACCATCCAGTCTGGTGACGAGACCTCGCGCCGCGAATACATTGTCCTCGAGTACGCAGCTTCCAAGCGCGGCCAGCCTGCCGACCAGCTCTGGGTACCCATGGACTCGTTGGACCTGCTGAGCAAGTACACGGGTGGAGAAGCGCCAACGCTGTCTAAGATGGGCGGCTCGGATTGGAAGAACACCAAGAAGAAGGCGCGCGCTGCCGTACGTGAAATCGCCGGCGAGTTGGTAGAACTCTACGCCAAGCGCCAAGCCGCACCTGGCCATCAGTTTGGGCCCGATACGCCCTGGCAGGCGGAGATGGAGGATAACTTCCCCTACGTCGAAACCGAAGACCAGATGCTGGCCATTGATGCCGTCAAGGAAGACATGGAATCCTCAGTGCCGATGGACCGTGTCGTCGTCGGTGACGTGGGCTATGGCAAGACTGAGGTGGCGGTGCGCGCTGCCTTCAAGGCAGTCCAAGACGGCAAGCAGGTCGCAGTGCTCGTACCGACTACGCTGCTGGCACAGCAGCACGCCGATACGTTCCGCGAGCGCATGCAAGGTTTCCCCGTCGACATTGAGGTGCTCTCGCGTTTTACCTCGGCCAAGGAATCCAAGGAGATTCTGGCAGGCTTGGCAGATGGTTCCGTGGACATTGTCATCGGTACTCACCGCCTGCTGCAGACAGGCGTGCAGTGGAAGAACTTAGGCCTTATCGTCGTCGATGAGGAGCAGCGCTTCGGCGTGGAGCACAAGGAACACATCAAGGCGCTCAAGGCGAGTGTGGACGTCCTCACCATGTCCGCAACTCCGATTCCCCGCACCTTGGAAATGTCCATGGCAGGTATCCGTGAGATGTCCACCATCTTGACCCCGCCGGAGGACCGCCATCCGGTCTTGACCTATGTGGGCGCCTATGAAGATAAGCAGGTTGCTGCTGCAATCCGCCGCGAGCTGCTGCGTGACGGTCAGGTCTTCTTCATCCACAACAAGGTTGCGGACATCGAAAAGAAGGCCCGTGAACTGCGTGATCTCGTGCCAGAAGCTCGCATCGTGGTGGCCCACGGCCAAATGAACGAGGACATTCTCGAGCAAACCGTCCAGGGCTTCTGGGACCGCGAGTTCGACGTGCTGGTCTGTACCACCATCGTGGAAACCGGCCTGGACATCGCTAATGCGAATACCCTCATCGTGGAAAACGCCCACCACATGGGCCTGTCCCAGCTGCACCAGCTGCGTGGGCGCGTAGGCCGCTCCCGCGAGCGCGGCTACGCCTACTTCCTCTACCCGAAGGGCGCCACGCTCACAGAAACCTCCTACGACCGACTGGCCACCATTGCCCAGAACAACGACTTGGGCGCAGGTATGGCCGTGGCCATGAAGGACCTGGAGATGCGAGGAGCCGGCAACGTGCTCGGTGCTGAGCAATCCGGCCACATCGCTGGCGTGGGCTTTGATCTCTACGTCCGCCTCGTGGGCGAGGCCGTGGAGACCTTCAAGGCGCTTGCTAGGGGAGAAGCCCCAATCGTTACGGACGAGGGGCCGAAGGAGATCCGCATCGACTTGCCTGTCGACGCCCACATTCCAGAAAGCTACATCAACTCCGAGCGCCTGCGCCTCGAGGTCTACCGCAAGTTGGCAGCCTCCAAGGACAATGCGGACCTCCAGAACACCGTGGAGGAGATGGAGGACCGCTATGGTCCCGTCCCGGAGCCGGTGCAACGCCTTCTGGCTGTGGCGCGCTTGCGCCACCAAGCGCGCCGGGCAGGTGTCGCCGACATCACCGTGCAGGGAACCCGCATCAAGGTCCACCCGGTGGAGCTTGCGGATTCCAAGCAAGTGCGCCTCAAGCGCCTCTTCCCAGGCTCCAACTACCGTGCGGCCGCCAAGGCTATCCAGCTCAACTTCCCCAAGGCCGGACGCAATGTCACGGATCCCAAACTGCGTGACGTTGAACTTCTCCAGTGGATGGCGGATTTCCTGGCGTCGATGTTTGAGCTCGAGCGAGTCGACGTCAGCGGTGCTAAGACGAAGAAGAACGTCATTAGCGTAGGAGAAAAGTAATGGATGCCACCAACAGCCCTAGTATGAAGCCGCGCTCTAACTCACGAATAGCTCTGTTGGTGGTGTGGATTGTCGCGGCGCTGGTGAGCATTCCTGCGGTGTTGGCGCTGAAGTTTGTGAGCGGGAATGCAGGCTGGTACGCCGTCATGCTGATGTTGGGTGGGGTGGTGCCCCTAGGAGTATGGATGCTCCTGGGGTTTATCCCGCTGTTTATTCTCAGGGACTACGACAGCAACCTGGTGTGGGCATGGGCGGGGCTGGCTATGGTCTTCATCGGATTTATCATCGGCGGCGCCAACCTTCCGGACTTTGGCGATACTGGCCCTGCCGGTGTCCCCGCCTGGTGGCGTGGCAACGAGGACGCAGCCACGATGACCGGCATGCTTTTTCTCGGCATCAGTGCTGTTGGCCACGTGCTGTGGCTGGTGAGCTGCATTGTTTATGCGGTGAAGTCTCACCGCCAACAGCCCCCAGTTCTTTAGAGAACGAGTGCGCCGGTGCTCAGTCCCCACACGGCAGCAATGGCGCCGATAATGACGATCGCCACCACACACCACTCGAAGGTATTGAACACGCGCTCCTTCTTGTACAGGCGAGTAGCCACGTACGGGATCAGGCTCGGAAGCACGGCAAGCGCGCCGAGGAGCACGTAGACCGGATCGGCGGCGTAGATGAGCCACAGGGAGTAGATGAAGGCGACGAGGCCGATGAAAAAGTGGCGTCGATTGCTACGGCGTCCTACCTCAGGCCCGGAGAGATCAAACTTCACACCAGCATGCGGGTGGGTCAGCCCCTTGCCACGCACGGTGAGAAGAACCAAATACAACGAGGAGAAGATGTAGGGAAGGAGGTACATGATGGTGGCCAGCTGCACCATGGCGTTATAGGAGGTCTCGTTGAGGAAGAAGACGATGACAAAGAGCTGAATCGCCAAGGTGGAAATTAGCTGCGCTACCCACGGTGCGCCGGCAACGTTGACGGTGCCAATCTTGCGGGGGATGAGGCCGTCGATAGCCATGAGGACAATCGGCTCCGCGCACAGCATCTGCCAGGACACATACGCGCCCAGGACGGACAGGCACAGGCCAAGGGAGATGAGCGCGCCGCCCCATGGTCCCACTACGGCGGTGAGGACAGAGGCCATGGAGTTATCCGGCAGTGCTGCCAGCTCTTCCTGAGTAAGTACGCCGAAGCTCAGGGTGGAGACGGACACGAGAAGCGCGAGAACGCTGACAAAGCCGATCACTGTAGCGCGGCCAACGTCCCTGCGGGTGCGGGCCTGCTTGGAGTACACCGAAGCACCCTCCACACCGATAAAGACCCACACAGTAAAGAGCATGATGCCTTGTACCTGCTCAAAAACGGACTTGTCGGAGCGCTCGCCCCAGAAGTCCAGAGTGAATTTATCCCAGCTAAAGCCCACGAACAGGACGATGACGACGAAGGCAAGGATGGGCACGATCTTGGCCACCGAGGTCACCATATTCATGATGGCTGCTTGCTTAATACCGCGGGCCAGAACGGCAAAGATGCCCCACGACAATAGCGACACCGCGATGGCGGAGGCCCACTGGTGATCAGCATCGAAGAAGGGCACGTAATGGCCGATGGTATTGAAGAACAAGGTGGCGTAGCCCACCTGCGCCATGACGGAACCAAGCCAGTATCCCCAACCTGACGTAAAGCCAATGAAGTCACCCAAGCCGGCGCGGACGTAGGAGTACACACCGGAGTCGAGGTGTGGCTTGCGGTGGGCAAGAATCTGGAAAACGAATGCTACAGAGAGCATGCCGACGCCCGCGATGAGCCATCCCAGCAGCATGGCGCCGGGTCCGGCCACGGAGGCAATATTTTGCGGCAGAGAGAAGATGCCGGCGCCCACCGTGGAACCGATGATGAGCGCTACAAGCGTCCACAGCGTCACGGAGTGCGTGCGCGGCGATTCGGTGAGTGTTGAAGAGGTCATTGGTCAAAAGTACCCCTTAAGGCGGGTTTATGCGCAACTGGTGCGATTATCCGCGCAGGCCGAGTCCTATACTCGGTGCTTATGACTGTGCTCTTGCTCGATCCGCGTTGGCCCACGATGATTCCTCTGGAAGCCCATGGAAAGCTGCTTGGACCTGCAGTTTTCACCGACGAAGTGCCGGTAAAGGTGCGTTGGAACTTCGACGAGTTACTGTGCGGTGAGGATCCAGAAGGCAAAGGTGTGCTAGTAAGCACGAATGCGTCTGACCCTGAGGTGCGGGCGCTTCTCGACGACTCCCATGACCTTATCCTCGCTCCTTCCCTCGACGACCCTCTGTGGCAGGCGCGGGAGGTCATGTCGAAGGCTCGCAGTATTGGTGAGTGGGAGCGCGATCAAACCCATGACACCTTATTGCCCTACCTGGCTGAAGAATCCGCGGAGTTCGCTGACGCGGTAAAGGATGGCGCGTCTGACGCCGAGCTTCTCAAAGAACTAGGAGACGTTTTTCTCCAGGTTCTTTTTCACGCGGAGATTGCCGCGCGGAGAGGCGCTTTCACCTTGGATGATGTGGCAGCGTCCTTTGTAAACAAAATGCGCTCCCGCGCGCCCTACCTGTTCGACGGCACAGAGGACGTCGTCGGGGTAGAGGAGCAGGAGCGCCTGTGGGCTGAGGGGAAAGCCCGCGAGAACCGTTAAGTGAGCTTCTAGCTCTGCTTCAGAACGGAGGACAGCAGCGGGGCGTAGTCCGCAATCTTGGAGGACAGGCCAGTGCCACCGGTGACGAGGGTGTCTTCCTTAACGATCTTGCACTCGAGGGCGCGGTCAGCGGTCTGGCCGGCGTACTTCACAGCGACGAGCGCCAGCGGGCCGAGGTCCTCAGAACCACCGAGGGCGGTGAGGTTCTTGGACAGCTGGTTGCGGGTGGTGTTTTCGGTGAGTAGATCGCCCTCGGTGGTCTTATCAATGAGGGTCAGGGTGTTGCGCAGGGTGTCGCAGTCAGCGGTCTGGATGCCCTGGGAGAGGAAGCCGCCAAGCTCCTCGAGGGAAGCAGCGGATGCGGTGGCAGGAACAGCAGCACCGAGGGTGACAACAGCGGCAGCGGTGGCGGCAATACGGCGGATGGACATGGGTCTCCTTGAATTACGAGTAGAACAGCACTTTTCCCGGCTCGGCGAGCCGTTCAATGGCGTAGTGTAGCGCACAATGTTACGCATGGGAACACTGTGACATAATTTTTATCATTCTGTGTCGGTCCGGGCCGGCCGTAAAGGTGCGCTGTAGTATCCCTGCCTATGACCAAGGGGCTGAGGAGAATCGGGGGCTGCGGCCTCGGTATCGTCTTGGCCATCATTCTTATTATTTCCCTCGTGGGCTGGAGCTTGTCCTTTCTGGACAAACCTTCGCCCTTCCGTCAGCTTGAGCCTGTACCCCAGGACTTACCGCCAATTGGTGGGGCAGAGGTGCCAGCGATTGACGTGGAGGCCCCTGGGCGTACCTCCGACAAGTTGACGTGGTGGTCGGATCAACTGAAGGACTCCACAAGCATTCCCGAACAGGCCCTGCGCGCCTATGGCAACGCCGAACTTATTGCGAATGCGGCTTGGCCCAACTGTCACCTGCGCTGGAACACTCTTGCTGGCATCGGATGGGTAGAAACCCGCCATGGCACGTATAACGGCAATGTGTTTCATCGGTCTTCTCTGGATGAGAATGGCTATCCTGACCCGCCCATTGTGGGCATTCCCCTGGACGGGACTAATGACACCACGCTGGTGCCAGACAGTGATGGTGGAGCGATTGATGGCGATGCCGAATTTGATCGCGCGGTAGGCCCCATGCAGTTCATCGCTTCGTCCTGGGATCATCTGGGGCGCGATGCTAACGGCGATGGTGTGGCGGACCCCAATAATATCGACGACGCCGCCCTCGGCGCCGCCGCCCTGTTGTGCTTTGGTGATCGGGACCTGTCTACCCCGGAAGGGTGGCGCTCGGCGATTCTCAACTACAACCAATCCGAGGATTATTTGCGTAAAGTGGCGGGTGCTGCCAATTCTTACGCGATCGAGCAGCCGGCAACCTCCTAGATCTTTGTCACGTTGTCCGGTTATGCCCGACATGTTCCGAACTTTCCTGGAACAATGGGCAGCAGGTGATTTGGGAGTCCTCCCGAAGCACAAAACCACACTCAATTTGGTTCTATTAGGAGTGAAAGCAGCATGGCTGACATCATCCACGTAATGGCACGCGAAATTCTTGATTCCCGCGGTAACCCGACTGTTGAGGCTGAGGTTTTCCTCGACGACGGTGCACGCGGCGTCGCCGGCGTTCCGTCTGGCGCATCCACCGGTGTTCACGAGGCACACGAGCTGCGTGACGGCGGCGAGCGCTACTTGGGCAAGGGTGTGCTCAAGGCAGTTGAAAACGTCAACGAAGAAATCACCGACGAGATCGCTGGCTTCGAGGCTGATGACCAGCGTCTCATCGACGAAGCGCTCATCAAGCTTGACGGTACGGAGAACAAGTCTCGCCTCGGCGCTAACGCCATCCTCGGCGTTTCCATCGCTGTAGCCAAGGCTGCCGCTGAGTCCGCCGGCCTGCCGCTCTACCGCTACATTGGTGGTCCGAACGCTCACGTCCTGCCTGTTCCGATGATGAACATCCTCAACGGTGGCTCCCACGCGGACTCCGGCGTTGACGTCCAAGAGTTCATGATTGCTCCGATCGGCGCGGAGACCTTCGGTGAGGCACTGCGTGAAGGTACCGAGGTCTACCATGCGCTCAAGTCCGTCATCAAGGACAAGGGCCTGTCCACCGGCCTGGGTGACGAGGGTGGTTTCGCACCGTCTGTGGAGTCCACCAAGGCCGCACTTGATCTCATCGTTGAGGCCATCAAGAAGGCTGGCTTCGAGCCGGGCAAGGACATTGCCCTGGCACTGGACGTGGCTTCCTCCGAGTTCTACAAGGACGGCAAGTACCACTTCGAGGGCGGCGAGCACACCGCTGAAGAGATGGCCAAGGTTTACGAGGACCTCATTGCCAACTACCCGATCGTCTCCATCGAGGACCCGCTGCAGGAGGATGACTGGGAGGGCTACACCAAGCTCACCGAGACCATCGGTGACAAGGTCCAGATCGTTGGCGATGACTTCTTCGTCACCAACCCGGCACGTCTCCAGGAGGGCATCGACAAGAAGGCTGCTAACGCCCTGCTCGTGAAGGTCAACCAGATTGGTACCCTCACCGAAACCTTCGATGCCGTTGAACTGGCTCACCGCAACGGCTACCGCACCATGATGTCCCACCGCTCCGGCGAGACCGAGGACACCACCATTGCTGACCTTGCCGTTGCCCTGAACTGTGGCCAGATCAAGACCGGTGCTCCGGCTCGTTCCGAGCGCGTTGCCAAGTACAACCAGCTTCTGCGTATCGAGCAGGAACTGGGCAGCGCCGCCGTTTACGCCGGCCGCTCCGCATTCCCGCGCTTCCAGGGTTAATCACCTCCCCCGAAGCTCGATTGTGCCCCGTGATTGTGGGCCACGTTTAAAGGCGTCACAGGAAACTGTGGCGCCTTTGGCGTGACACCTGTTATTTTTGTGACTCCCACGCGCGCCGTCCTGAACCCTGGCGGTTGATAGCTAGACTTACTCTCCGATGGCACGCACTACCCCTACTCGCACGAAGCGCCGGAACACTGTTCCGGTCCACACGCGTGCCCGCGATGCCCACAAAACCCCGAAGCGCCCGAAGAAGCCTAAAGGTCTCGATATCCTCGGGGTAGGCGTCATCATCGCGGTGGTACTCGTCGTCTTGCTCACCATCGCCGTGCCGCTGCGTAACTACTACAACGGCCAGTCCGAAATTGCCCGCCTGGAAAGCTCCATCGCAGCCAAGCAAGAGCGCAAGGACAAGCTTTTGGCGGAAATCGATAAGTATCGTTCGGACGAGTACATCAAACAAGAGGCCCGCCGCCGCTTCGGCGTCATGGACGAAGGTGAAACCGCCTTCCGAATCATGGATCCGCGCATGGATTCCGGTGACACCGTGACCTCAGAGCACCGCGAAGACATTGATGAGCGCGAGTGGTACACCGTGCTGTGGGACTCCGTTGCCGAATCGGAATAGGACTCATCCCAGTCGCCGTGCCACAATGGTTGCCATGACCGTGACCGATGCTGATCTTGACGTTGTCCGCGAACAACTTGGCCGCACTCCGCGCGGCGTCGTAGACATTGCTTACCGCACCCCCGACGGAGCGCCCGCAGTGATTAAAACTGCGCCAAAGCTTCCCGACGGCACCCCGTTCCCCACTCTCTACTACCTCACCGACCCGCGCCTGACGGCCGAAGCGTCGCGCCTTGAGGTCGCCCACGTCATGAAGTGGATGGAACAGCGCCTCGCAGAAGATGAGGCGCTGCAGAAGGACTATCTGGCCGCTCACGAGCACTACCTTGCTATCCGCAACGAGATGGAAGATCTCGGTACGCAGTTCTCCGGTGGCGGTATGCCAGATCGCGTGAAGTGCCTCCACGTACTGATTGCATATGCCTTGGCCGAAGGTCCCGACCGCGTACGTTTCGGCACGGAAGCCGTCGCAATGGCAGCAGAACACGGTAAACTCCGTGGCAGCGCCATTCCGGAAGAGTGGCCTACCGTGGGGGACTTGGGCATCGATATGGCCCAATTTGATTTTTCTAACGCCGGTTAACAGAAAGGCTTGACCTATGACTCGCGTCGCTGCTGTCGACTGCGGAACCAACTCCATCCGTCTACTCATCAGTGAGATTCAAGGCGATGGCAAGATTCGGGACATTTCCCGCACGATGGAAATTGTTCGCCTTGGTCAAGGCGTCGATGCTACCGGCGAGTTCGCTCCGGAGGCCCTCGCGCGTACCCGCGCAGCCTTGGAGGAGTACGTCAAGCAGATGAAGTTCGAAAAGGTTGAGCGCGTGCGCATGGTGGCTACCTCGGCCACGCGTGATGCCAAGAATCATCGTGATTTCTTCGACATGACGGCGGAGCTTCTCGGCCAAATTCAGCCGGGGGCTCGCGCTGAGATTATCTCCGGTGAGGAGGAAGCCCTGTTGTCTTTTACCGGCGCTGTGGCGGACCTCAGCTCGGAGAAGGGGCCTTATTGCGTCATTGACTTGGGTGGAGGCTCCACCGAGTTCGTCGTCGGCACTATCGACGGTGAAATCCTAGGCTCTCACTCCGCTCAGATGGGTTGTGTCCGTCTCACCGAACGCATGATGCGCAGTGATCCGCCTACTGAAGCAGAAATCGAGATCGCCACTGATTACGTCGCTGAGCGTATGGCCGACGTGGAGAGAATCGTACCCATCGACAAAGCCGTCACCTTCGTCGGCTGCGCCGGAACCTTCACCACGTTGTCTGCTCTTGCCCAAGGCATGGAGCGCTATGACGCCGATTCCATCCACGGTTCCGAGCTGCGTTTCGACGCCCTGCGTGTGCTGATCCGTCAAATGATAGGTCTGTCCTCGGACGTCCGTGCCCTCAATCCGGTCATCCACCCAGGCCGTGCTGACGTCATCGGCGGTGGATGCGTAGCCGTCGAAGGCATCATGACCATGATTGAGCGCAACAGCAGCGCCCGCTCCTTCTTTATCAGTGAGAAGGATATTCTCGACGGAATTATCGCCGGTCTCGCCGCAGCCTGACCCAATAACTAGTGTGCGAGCACCCGTGCCCTAAAATAGGTGGGCACGGTTTGGCCCCCATAGCCCAATCGGCAGAGGCAGTCGACTTAAAATCGATTCAGTGTGGGTTCGAGTCCCACTGGGGGCACCACTGGGGGCACCATGACCAGCGGAAACGCAGATGGATATGGCCACTTTGGCGCGAAAGTGTCCAAAAAGTGTCCAGAAATCCTCCAATTAATCGGGCTGCGCTATCCGTGACTATATAGATGCGAGTCACGAAGTATGAGGCCAGTCGTGCGGGTAGGGGGAGGCGTCGACAAGCACAGTGCTTCCCGACGCCTCTCTTTAAGAATATTTTGCAAAGTTTGGGATTTTTGGGAACTTCCTAGCAATCGAGTGCGTTGAAGCTAGTGAGAACATAACCACGGCGGCCCTTATGGGGCCGTCTTTATTGAGCAAGACTGTGAAAGGAATCGGGATTCACGTGCGTTCTAGCAACCCCGTCATGAGTTCCCTCTCATCCAGCCGAAACCAGAACCAGACTCAGAGCAATCCGTTTGGTCAGAGCGACAACCCGTTTAACGAGGCCACCCGTAGTGCCGACCGCCCGCTGACCGTTGATGACGTGGTGACCAAGACTGGTATCACCCTCGCCGTCATCATCGCGCTGGCTGTTCTTAACTTCTGCATTGGCGCGCTGTTTAACCCAGTTGTGGCGATGGGTCTGACCTTGGTTGGTGCCATCGGTGGCTTGATTACCGTGCTGGTGTCGACGTTTGGCAAGAAGTTCGGTTCTGCTGCCGTGACTCTTATCTACGCCGCATTTGAGGGCCTCTTTGTCGGTGGCTTTTCGTACATCGTTGCCGGTGGATCTCTTGATAAAACGGGTGGTGCGGCACTCGCCGACCTAGGTGAGATCGGCGTGGGCATTGGCCAGGCCATTATGGGTACGGTCGGCGTCTTCATCGGCATGCTCATGGTCTACAAGACCGGTGCAGTGAAGGTGACCCCGAAGTTCAACAAGATTATGTTCGGACTCATTACTGGTGTCGCCGTCTTGGCATTGGTTAATTTCCTGGGCGCTATTTTCTTCGGCTTTAACCCGCTGCGTGACGGCGGCGCGATTGCCATTATTTTCTCCTTGGTTTGCATCGTCCTGGCATCCCTGTCCTTCATGACCGACTTCGACCAGGCTGACCGACTTATTCGTCAGGGTGCTCCGGCACAGTACGCGTGGGGTATCGCCCTTGGCTTGGCCGTGACCTTGGTCTGGCTCTACACCGAGATTCTGCGTCTGCTGAGCTACTTCAGGGATTAGTTCTTAACCAACGCCTTATATAGCCGGCGGCTGACACCTTAACTGGTGTTGGCCGCCGGTTTTGTGGTGTTTGTCACAGTGTGGTGTGGGGTGTTTGATAATTCGCCGTCTATATGTGGTGTTGGCAAGAGTGTGTTCGAACGGGTGTGTTGTTTTGGTCTAGGTTTGGTGGCGTGTTGTGGGGTCTGGTGTGGTGTCGGGGCGGTTGGGTAGTGTTGTGACTAGAAAGCATGTTCGTATGTTCTAGTCTTTAAGGGGTGGGTCACTTATGGTGGCAACCACAACAACAACTTCTTCTGTTCCTTTGGCGTATTTTTCTCATTCAAATCCTGATGATCCGGTTTGTGTTGCGGGGATGTTTCTGCGGCGCGCGGAGTACGAGTTTTGGTTACATAATCTTCCGGCTTTGGAGGCTGATTCTGATAGTGAAGTGATGAAGCTTTCGGTCAAGACTGCCAAGACGGCCAGGCAAGTCGCTAAGAATGTGATGGGGGTTCTTCGGCTTGAAGAATTGCCGAAGGTCAAGCAGTTGCAGGATGCGCAGGCGTTGTTGGATATGGCGTCGCTGGTAGCGATTGATGAGGTCATGTCGAAGCTGGGGCATCCGACTAGGGCGGTGGTGGCAGAAATTGATGAGAATCTTTCGCGCTGGTTTGTACCGAAGCGGCCTAATCAGGTGTTTCCGACAGCGAGTCAGATTCGGCGCCGGGTGCGTGATATCGCCAAAGTATTAGATGATTCAGTAGCATTTCGTGATACGCGTAAAAAGAACCGGTATTCCATCCTTACTCGAGGCCAGCGGGCGTTTCTTGAGTTAGAGGTTGATTCCACTGTGGGTGTGGTCATCCATGAGCTGATTAAAGAAACCGCCAGAAAGCATGAGGTTTCAATGGCGGATGCCATGGTGCTGTTGTTGTCGGGCACAGTGGAGCCGGAGGCAGGCAAAGTGGTGGTGCATACTTATAAGGCGTCTGATGTGGAGGGGGCACCGGTGTTTGTTCAGGGCCATGGGTGGCGTGGTGAGGATATACCAGCAGCCAAGGTGGTTGAGCGGGATTTAAGCCAGGTACCTAAAGCATCTGATTCTTATCGTCCGTCTGATTTTGTGCGTAAGTATGTTGAGGGCCGTGATGGGACGTGTCGGGCTGGGGGGTGTGATGTGCCAGCGTGGATGTGTCAGTTGGATCATCGGATTAATTATGCCGAGGGTGGGCCAACACATCCAGATAACTTGGTGTGTTTGTGCCAGCGTCATCACAATATGAAGACCGAGGGCAGGGCCTTTTATATTTTGGATCCCGTTACCGGTGATGTGGTGTGGTTGTTAGCTGATGGCAGTTGGGTGACCACGCAAGCCACAGGCCCGCTAGCACCCTCGATGCGCAGGTGGGCTCGTAGTGTTGCTGAGGATGTTATGGCGCATCGAGCGAAGATGCATGAGGATGCCAAAGCATTAAAGGTGGAGTTGGATAACGGTGACATCGTTGAAGTCTTCGACATGACCGACCCCGCAGACCGCGACAATACTAACGGTGGCGATATTCCCTTCTAAGCAATAGGGAATATGGCGTCAAAGGCTCGTCGTCGTCAGAAACGACGAAGCTAGGTGAGGTGATTTGCTGTCGCGACTTTCGTTGTCACGGACGACGGGATGCCAAGTGGTCACGTAGAGGGGAGAGAATCGCGCAACGTCGTTTCATACGACGACGAACTCA containing:
- the eno gene encoding phosphopyruvate hydratase, producing MADIIHVMAREILDSRGNPTVEAEVFLDDGARGVAGVPSGASTGVHEAHELRDGGERYLGKGVLKAVENVNEEITDEIAGFEADDQRLIDEALIKLDGTENKSRLGANAILGVSIAVAKAAAESAGLPLYRYIGGPNAHVLPVPMMNILNGGSHADSGVDVQEFMIAPIGAETFGEALREGTEVYHALKSVIKDKGLSTGLGDEGGFAPSVESTKAALDLIVEAIKKAGFEPGKDIALALDVASSEFYKDGKYHFEGGEHTAEEMAKVYEDLIANYPIVSIEDPLQEDDWEGYTKLTETIGDKVQIVGDDFFVTNPARLQEGIDKKAANALLVKVNQIGTLTETFDAVELAHRNGYRTMMSHRSGETEDTTIADLAVALNCGQIKTGAPARSERVAKYNQLLRIEQELGSAAVYAGRSAFPRFQG
- a CDS encoding septum formation initiator family protein, translating into MARTTPTRTKRRNTVPVHTRARDAHKTPKRPKKPKGLDILGVGVIIAVVLVVLLTIAVPLRNYYNGQSEIARLESSIAAKQERKDKLLAEIDKYRSDEYIKQEARRRFGVMDEGETAFRIMDPRMDSGDTVTSEHREDIDEREWYTVLWDSVAESE
- a CDS encoding DUF501 domain-containing protein; translated protein: MTVTDADLDVVREQLGRTPRGVVDIAYRTPDGAPAVIKTAPKLPDGTPFPTLYYLTDPRLTAEASRLEVAHVMKWMEQRLAEDEALQKDYLAAHEHYLAIRNEMEDLGTQFSGGGMPDRVKCLHVLIAYALAEGPDRVRFGTEAVAMAAEHGKLRGSAIPEEWPTVGDLGIDMAQFDFSNAG
- a CDS encoding Ppx/GppA phosphatase family protein: MTRVAAVDCGTNSIRLLISEIQGDGKIRDISRTMEIVRLGQGVDATGEFAPEALARTRAALEEYVKQMKFEKVERVRMVATSATRDAKNHRDFFDMTAELLGQIQPGARAEIISGEEEALLSFTGAVADLSSEKGPYCVIDLGGGSTEFVVGTIDGEILGSHSAQMGCVRLTERMMRSDPPTEAEIEIATDYVAERMADVERIVPIDKAVTFVGCAGTFTTLSALAQGMERYDADSIHGSELRFDALRVLIRQMIGLSSDVRALNPVIHPGRADVIGGGCVAVEGIMTMIERNSSARSFFISEKDILDGIIAGLAAA
- a CDS encoding Bax inhibitor-1/YccA family protein, translated to MRSSNPVMSSLSSSRNQNQTQSNPFGQSDNPFNEATRSADRPLTVDDVVTKTGITLAVIIALAVLNFCIGALFNPVVAMGLTLVGAIGGLITVLVSTFGKKFGSAAVTLIYAAFEGLFVGGFSYIVAGGSLDKTGGAALADLGEIGVGIGQAIMGTVGVFIGMLMVYKTGAVKVTPKFNKIMFGLITGVAVLALVNFLGAIFFGFNPLRDGGAIAIIFSLVCIVLASLSFMTDFDQADRLIRQGAPAQYAWGIALGLAVTLVWLYTEILRLLSYFRD
- a CDS encoding HNH endonuclease signature motif containing protein; translation: MVATTTTTSSVPLAYFSHSNPDDPVCVAGMFLRRAEYEFWLHNLPALEADSDSEVMKLSVKTAKTARQVAKNVMGVLRLEELPKVKQLQDAQALLDMASLVAIDEVMSKLGHPTRAVVAEIDENLSRWFVPKRPNQVFPTASQIRRRVRDIAKVLDDSVAFRDTRKKNRYSILTRGQRAFLELEVDSTVGVVIHELIKETARKHEVSMADAMVLLLSGTVEPEAGKVVVHTYKASDVEGAPVFVQGHGWRGEDIPAAKVVERDLSQVPKASDSYRPSDFVRKYVEGRDGTCRAGGCDVPAWMCQLDHRINYAEGGPTHPDNLVCLCQRHHNMKTEGRAFYILDPVTGDVVWLLADGSWVTTQATGPLAPSMRRWARSVAEDVMAHRAKMHEDAKALKVELDNGDIVEVFDMTDPADRDNTNGGDIPF